In Myripristis murdjan chromosome 5, fMyrMur1.1, whole genome shotgun sequence, the genomic stretch aaatatataaatagtagtagtattagtagcagtagtagtagtattaatagcttggcatttttttccttttgagtTTCTTGGTTAAAACAATAGCAAACTTATGTCCTcgtacctttttttgttaactgAAACCAAACAAATTGAACAATTGAGCAAATTAAGTATAATTAGTCCTACATACTTTGCACAACTCATGCTTTCAACTTGTACAAACATAATTATTGTGAGTCCACACCACATGAAAATGTCTGGCtgtaaaatggggaaaaaatacaaaaaaacacacaccttacACAAAGCATTGTAAAATACATCATGTTTGAACATCTGTTTGTGGCTCATGGAGGAATGAGcctataaaaaaataaattatagacATTTCAGTGTTGTCTTGATGGAGTATTCGTTCTCAATTCCAATTTAatgctgaaaactgaatttttgacaccAGTTTGAAATCCGCTATATAACAGATGGACAGAGGTCGTCATGCACCTGGGTGGTTACATCAGTCATACTCACTGATGCATACTTTACTTTAATTACTTACACTAATTTACTTACTTTCATTACTTACTTACATTCGCTCATTTACTTACACCTGCTTACCTACTTACTTTCCTGACCCCACTCAAACTTACTGACTGAGTTAAACTACTGACTTGCACTCAGTTGTTTACTTCAGGCGGACCCTGTTCATGACTGTTTGCAGCTTTAAATCGTCTTTTGGCTGTAAAGTTAACACGTGTAACTTTGTGAGGTGAAACGCTGCACCAGTCAGCTCTTTTAGCACAGCGCAGCAACTCCACAGAGCAAACCTCAACATGCTCTGTACAGAAGACACTTATTTAATGTTATGACACCAGATTTCTAGCAGGAAAGGCCTTCTTCAAGTTCAACAATAACAGCAGGACACAGGCGCTGGTGCATTATACAGCCGACAGCCTAATAACACAGCTGATGGTGATTAGATAATCATGTTGCACAATCAAGGTGAGGAAAACAATCAAGaggccctaaccctaacagtgACTGTCCATCCTTACTATGGCAGATTACAAACTagtgtcaaaaattcagttttcaacACAGAATTCTGAGAATCaacacaacagtcaaacatccgaaatttatttttccaaagaCTTCCACGAGCCAGACAACGCTTGGTATGGGAACTCCACCCAACAGCAAAAGAGCTCTCAGATGTCCACATCACAGTCAGCAGAACTGCTAGATCCTGATGGGACATGCCAAGGATCATTTGACAGCCCACACCAAAGAGGGGGCATCATCTGCAGTGAATCTCTGTTTGACCAGTTACGACAGAAATCTCCAATGAACTGTTGAAACTCTCCAACCTCCAGGTTAAAAGTCACCTGCATACAATCACTTTGAGTGATTACATCAGACTGGGAGTCCCCCCCTCTGCCCCCCGAGGTCTTAGATTGTAGAAGGAACCCATGCTGGGGGAAAAACCCACGAGAACTCTGTGAGCACTGGTGTGCCATCCTGAAGACGTACGCTTTTGAACTCATGACTCTGCATGTTGACTGACTTCAAATGGACAAATCagttaatgaagaaaaaaggtGTTTCTACTCCAAGCAATCAGAAATGAAGTAAAATTCAGTGATCTTCTCAAGGCTAATCAAGAGTGATCAAAGACATGAAAACTGAGGTTCCTACAGTTATCAACCACTGTAGGAACCTCAAACGgaaccaaaaacacaaggaatcAACAAACTGATGGTCTCTCCTCCGACCTGCTCCCCAGTTCTTTATCCCAACAAACCACAGTCGAGTCCATCATTACAATCAGAGGGAGAGGTCGAGGCCAAGGAAAGGCCGACaagggaagaaaagaaggaCCTTGGACTCGCTCCGGAGTCCATCACCGGAGGAAATGCCTGTCTTTTATCTGTCTGGTATGTCTTTAAATAAATCTCATCTCTCTGTGTTAAACAAAGGACTATCTTTTGTACCTTCTAACCACGTCAAAGACTTTGGTGTCAGAGTCGACCTGTTCCTGTTTTTCAACCTCTCACCCATCTCTCACGCCTTTTCCACCAAGAAGTTTCTGGTTCTAGAGCTGGTTTGGATCAAGAGTCTTGGAACCAAGGCGCAAACCGAGGAACCGGCCCACATTTCAGCCAGTTTTTGGAGTGGAACCAAAGCCTCATGGACGGTGGGCGTGCACAACAGAAGTAAACACTCTGGCAGCGCATGACCACAGCATCGCAGTGTGcaaagagaatgtgtgtgaaatgattTATTTGCAGACGTGTACACAACGTTTAGGGAATCTCTGTTCAGTGttggcaaaaacattttcaaccaCTAGTTTTAGTCAGACCACAAGGTTTTCTTGGTATTTGcagaataatacacacacactcaattcaCATTTTCTGATGCTCTGTCTCCAACAGGGCATTAAAACTGTTCAGAATAGATAAAgagattaataataataataataataataataataataataaaaaaacactggcatatATACTTGAATGTCACAGTAAGTTTAATGGTGTATGACCGCTGATGGTATATATGAGATGTGAAAACTCGTTCAGTTTGTTTTCACCAGCAGAAATCTAAGCTGTCGGCCCAAAGGCACAATCCAACGGGTTGAATAAAGTTTCTGCTTTAACGACAGCCTCCTGTTTTCTGCGTTCACCAGACATTTATTTAACATGCATGCCCAGTCATTTGTACTGTAAACAAACTGTGTCTGTATGAACAGCGGCTCATTATTCAGATGTAACGGATATGATGATCCTGAGTGTGAGCCTCAGCCAGCGGGCCGTCTGCACCTCACCTCATCCTGGATCTCATTATTTAACAAATGTCTTTGTATTTCATAAGATGAATAGCTCACAAGGGCAACAGGTTCATCAACAATTTAAAACGTGATATGAAACATCTTCTGAAATGGTGTTTATTATTAGCAATCACTAATGCAATTGATAAAATTTTGTGATGACTCAATTTCATTCCTAAAACGGacatttaaaaagtttttttttgttttgttttgttttgttttgttttgtttttacagattCAAATCAGTATATCACCTGGATAGCTCGATATCTTCTGCACAGCTATCTGTTGGCCAGTCCTGCTTTGTGAAATCCCTCTGCGATCTTTGCCCTGATGCTGGCCTGAAGGCGTTTTTCCtcgctctctttgtctttctggaGCAGCGTTCTGCAGCTTTCTGAGGATTGTTTTTACTCTCCAGGTCACATGAGGCTCCTTGGTCGTGAAGATGCTGCAGGATGGTCCAGATGAACCTCCACACAGGAGAAATCAACACGTTTggcaataaattaaaaatagaatctgaataaaaaatactgcGATTTCAtaaattcattttctgtgcatttacattttatttacatgcaGTCTCAGTGCGGAGACAAAGAGGGTATCAAagtataaacacattttgtagTATTACTAGAGCAAAGAATATGGCATTATGATATtggagacacactcacacaaatgtgtgtgtgtgtgtgtgtgtgtgtgtgtgtgtatgtctgtgcacgCCCAGCCCTGGTGTTGACCCTGGCCTTTGCTCCAGTGCTCCCTCCACACTGGACAGGGTCTTGTTGTCTCTGATCTTCCCATGGGACGCTCTTATTGTGAAGCTTCCCACTCTGTTATCACCGAGTCagacttttaaactgaaaattTCACGTTAACATCCTGTATACGCCTGCTGCAGGGATCAGAGGTGGCCCGTGGTGCAGCAGATgttgattctgatcattttagTGCCGATATTCAACgtctaggggaaaaaaagtgacgCGTTCCAACCCAGACTGTACAAGAACAAACAAATAGAAATTGAAGGTGTAATTTTGAaatttctcacaaaaaaaaacatatttattgtgaGAATGAACCATGTTCTCTCAACTTGTTCATTCATTAGTACTttaatttttgctgttttgagtCTTCATCCTGCCTCTGCTGTTTCCTTTTTGCTAATTAATGAGATTTATGGTAGAATTTCCTCagctcctgtttttatttatttatttatttatgtatttatttggggggtgggggggtgggggtataTTTAGTGGTAGGCAAGgactaaaatgaaaatgctgccTTTGCATgtaatagaaatagaaatagcctttattgtcaatGTACATGTATTGCACAATGAAATTTTGGGAGTACCCACCATGTTGCatttaaaagacacacacaagttaTATCACGTAAATAAGTAAACTggctaaaaaggaaaaacaaggtgCTAGGAGACCATACATTGcaggaaatataaatattaatgtgaaCAATTACTGAACAAGAAACTGAGCAGATAAAgtggaaataaaagaaactgccatgtcatgtgtgtgtgatccaatCAAAGGTGGACagcactgattggctgatacTCAACAAAAGGCTTAATGTGATTGGTTGAGCCCTCGTGGGGTTTGAACCTGCAACCCCtcaggcggcggcggcgctggGCCGTTCCAGTGTGAGTCATGTGGCAGAAACTCGAGCCTCCTGCTAAATTAAGAACGCGCTCCCGAGGCCGAGCGTCTCACACGTCAGGCAGATTTAAAGACactctgacatgaaaaaatgactttatgaATTTGTTAGCTGAATTTTCATGTGACGTTACACACCAGTTCACCATTTCCTTCCCTCCAACTCGTCACTCCTTCATCAGAGAGTCTCCCAAACACCGGAGAGGAGGGGTGGTGTTGTGTTGCTGAGTTCATGTTGTCTCTGTGCTGAACAGCTTGTGCCTCAGAGCTGCACGGCTGTTTGACTGTACATCACATCTGTACTCTGACTTTCATAAAcctacaagaaaaaaagctcagatattctctgagattaaagctgTAACTTTACTAGAAGAAACTCACAcgtttctgagaaaaaaaaatgaaaattctgagattatgaaatcacaaatttaagagacaaaaactcagaaaaaactgtttttgttttactgtttttttttggtcaaggaccCAAGAACCAAAAACAAGATTCAGCAAAGTGAAGTGATGTAGTTTTCTgacccccccatcccccccaaaaaacattatttttcagattttttttacaatatcagatttatttttctcataattGAATAAGATTTTTCTTGTAAAGTCACCACTTAAATATCACAGAATATCCAATTTTATCCCTCCTCCCccggctctgtaattttttttacccCTATGATGCCCCTAATACGCCATCATGTTTATGTAACGTTGTGTGGAAGGACAAAAAAGTCTTTTATCTGATCAACCTTGAAATCctgggaggaataaaaaaaggttttcttgtatttttgagctggtgtgtgtctgtttgtccacTCGTCACACAGTGGCATAACTTCCAATCAGATGCTCGGATTTCCACCAAATTTGCTGGGAAGGTTGGTTACGCCTCTTAGCCACAAGGGGGCACTCAACAAAATTTCTGAAGAGATCCCTGACGGGTCGGGCTGGTTTcagacaaaaatgtagaaattatgttcaggttcaggtcgggTTCGGTCACATTGGTGTTATTCTGGTGAAgaatgatggacctgctgtctgttctgggcaacctcctgcacagtgctggagtttacgggACGACACTAAAGGCAACTTTTtaggggcgtggcagtgggtgtggcctaccacaaaaagtcaCATACAGAGACAGCTGGGCCAGCTTGTTGAGAGACACCATACTGCTGTCTGCTCTAATGCTGCATCATttcatcaattaatcaattagtcCATCAccagttatcattattattaaatctGATGAATAATTTTAATTGTTCATCATGTAGAAACccaaaacatttgctgattagAGCCTCACTAACATCTGCTCACTTCATCACATCAGTGCAGCCAATCAGTGAGCGGGACTCCTGgccaatcaaccaatcacagcacccGAGGCGGGTCTTCCGTTTGGCGAGCAGATGACGCTGCGTGGAGAGTTTCAGGGTTTCTCTTTGCCGTTTTCATGTGGAGCATTCAAAAAACTTTATTCTTTGAACATTCACGACTCAGGATACGTAAATGTAAAATTTAGTTTTCCTTTCGATGCTGAATACGCACTTCACTGAGCTTTCTCACACAGCTGCGACACTCGTGAGACACACTTTACAAGTCGAGTCAGCACTTTGCTGAACAGAGCATTTAGCAGCTGATGGATTCATGTGCATTTTAACGCTTCCAGCTCTGGCTGTAAGGCTCCTCGTGCAGATCTGACACACAGGTTTGTATTTGCCGGCTCCTTCATTCGATACAAACCTGAAATGCTGTCAAACTAGATTCCTATTTAGGATCCAACACAACGACAATGACaccttttctatttttaaatatcCTCAGGATCCTGGTTCACAGCCAGGGACGAGAGATCCTAGCTGAAACCTCTCACAGAGCCGGTTTTGAATTGAAACTCAAATTTTGTCTAAGTTCACTTTTTGGTGGCAAGGAGCCGCAGGGGTGATAAGGCCTATCATGCCCTGGGCCTTTGGCTGTCTAGCTCAGgcagtgtactgagcctgttgttattttatgttacggtattttattatcgctatcattctcaatttctatttcccttttttgactgtttttattgttttaaattgtcttgttgcttttaatgtctctgtaaagcactttgaattaccttgtgttgaattgtgctatacaaataaacttgccttgccttgctttGTCTAAGTCACCACCCAATCTTACTGTGAACAGTGAATAAACTTGATGCAACAGAGGCGGTGCTTGCATTGATTCCCAACTTTATTAAGCTCAATTTCATAGAATCTCAAATTAGCAACAGTCATGGAGTAAGGATGTGGCACCAACATGGCCGCCACACGGAAAACTCCAAAGTCCCGCCTCTGAGCAGACCTGGCGACCGGcggctgtctgtgtgtgcagccagACAGAAGATGAGCGATATCCAAAGGTACAAAACAGAGCAACAAGACATTTCGTTGGCATGTGGAAGCCTCTCGTCTTCTGGACGCCGGGACAGGGGTCGACACACGACTCGATCttgcatcacaaaaaaaaatgagcaaatgatTCAGAGTTAAGCGCCACTCTCGTTcggtcaccacacacacacacacacacacaggatgtttTCAAAACCGCACTCTCAACTCGCTGTTTGATTGTGAACCGACCCCGATCCATCACTGATCATCCTGCAGCACCAAGACGGTGAGCTGAAGCCGAGCTTGTTGGCTcgtgtcattattattatcattatcattattattattattttttaacacagaGGCTGAAATAAATCCATAACCAGGCCCTGGCAGCCGTCTGCCTCAGGCCTCCTGTCAGTGGAGGTCTGAGGAGCTCCCTGGCTGCTGTACGACTCCACATGGTGGGCTTGTGCTATAACCGTTGCTGGTAcccttattttttttgtgtgtgattaaaATTATTTGTGGCTATCGAGTTCCCTGCAGACCCCACCTGCTGGATcgactttccagttcaaatcaaaagaaaaaaatgggcgCCTTGACTCAGGTCGATATGTTTTTAGGGTATGGTTTTGCTCGTTTATCCAAAAAGCGACGAAACagccaaacacaaacatcaggCACACAGTGATGCATGAAATACGAGTTTTTAGGGAGTCCTCTAGTGCTTTCAGAGATGATTGTGATtattcatacacatacacaaataaaaaaaaaaaaaaaaaaagggtaccgggatttgtttttgtttatatcgTCCTGATcctctttgttggtgttggcttctgtgttattttgggagctgtgcTGCTGCGGATGTGAATGGAGACAAACAAATCCAGTGTTGCTGTCTACCATGTGGACTCGTAACACACCCAGGGAgctggacaacacacacacacacacacacacacacactactacaATGTTCACTTTTGCTTTAAGTTCATATCACATGACATAAGAGCTGAGCGAGAAATTCCCCCAAAacacccaaaaaaaagaaaaagtcggCTTGAGCTCGCAGCCTCAGGACTTAGAGACTAAACATTCAGACGAGGTCACCGGGTCaaagagctgaaacacacacacacacacacacacacatttccaaatTCACCATGTAGGACTTTCTCAGTGCAGATCACTGTCAGACTGCAGCCGTGGCCGCCTGGTCAAATGCAGCAGTGCAGGTCTTTAAAGTGACGTAATGCAGCCtccggcggccatgttggaagAAGCGAGCGCCTTTCAAAACATGCGGCTCGTCagtttcaacagattttaacACGTGTGGCTCatctctttgctgttttttagcTGTGAACTTGACATCTGACATCTGACAGCCACAGCCTGGCAGCTGGTGGCCACAGTGTCACGCTGTGTGTGAACATTACTCCCAGTTACTTTACTGAATGAGTCTTTGGGCTCCTAAACCAATGTCTGTGCTTGCTGACTGATTTTTCCTGATGGGTTTTCTTACCGACAGCGACGCCTCAGTGAGAAAGTCCTACATGGTTTTTTTCTATAGTCtttagctgttgttgttgttgttgaggttTTCCAGAGACGGTTAGCGTACTGAAGGGTTCTCAGTTTGAGGGGCGCGGAGAGATGACATCACAGGAAGCAGAAAAATGGCCGGGTCGTGTTGTGGTCTCTCTCGTTGTTTTTCCTATGGATGTACTgactcctcccactcctcccaGGTGACGTTGGCTGCGTACCGTTCCTCCACACCCTCTGTCCTACAATATGCACTTGAACTCTCCTGCcccgagtgtgtgtgcacacactcccCCCGTACAGCACTCTGATGTATGTAAGTACAGGCTGTAGGGCTGACAGTGGCTCTGTGCACAGTCAGGGCAAAGCGTACATTTAGCCAACAGATCACAATTCAGATATTAATCATAACCCAGCAAAAAGCCCAGTCCGATACTCTgattttttattcctttttttcttttgaggcAGTGAACAAGTGCATACTTTAGGATTTGGGGATGGTTATATGTTGGGACGAAGGCATAGAAAGACACAGCGGCGGGCCGGCCAGCTGAGCAGCCCAGAGTCTCTGTCTCCCGTCCAGGAGTCTGGCGGCCCGCGAgccaacagagagacagacaggagggggCGCTAGCTAGCCAGCAGGGCAGGCTAGCTTAGCTAGCCCAAGCCTGGAGGTCCGCCATGTCgtcatcctcttcttcctccttcttggctgaaagaggaacagaaaaaatgaggttaatgttcattttaacagttttacaCTCTGCAACagccttggtgtgtgtgtgtgtgtgtgtgtgtgtgtgtgtgtgtgtgtgtgtgtgcgcactgttCATGTGCAGTCTGGAGCAAAGACTGTTttctggagagtgtgtgtgtgtatgtgtgtgtgtttcagtaaaCACagctaacccaaaggccacgtGGAGAGCGAGCTGAGCCGCGGCCCCTGGCTCCTGTGACAGGAAAACAGAGTGCAGTACAGCGCTTTGTccatcgggggcagtgctgagcactgaGTAGAACATGTGGaggtcagtggggctaaatgctagAAAATGATCcctacatttgattccaaacaTTTAGCATTTAGTAACTGGACTGTTAGTGTCATTGTTCAATGACCGCAAATATTTACAATGAAGACAGAATTATTAGCTCACCTGACatccaaaataaatgatgtcATTTCCACTCACACTGAAGCTCTTGTGAACTGTTTCTACTAAGCACGAGACTGTAAGACTGGGacgagaatgtgtgtgtgtgtgtgtgtgtgtgtgtgtgtgtgtgtgtgagtgagagagacaccTGGTCTGGATGGTAGTGATGTTGACGGTACGCTGGGCAGAGTGACGTCCTCTGTTCCTCCAATCTCCAGGAGGTTCTTGTCCAGTTCTTcctgctccagctcctcaaGCTCAGCCATGAGCTCGtcctgggcacacacacacacacacacacacacacacacacacacacacatatagattgAGAAGTAAGTAAGGAACCAGCTGAGGTTGCATGGACACACCgccacaaataaacaaatagagTCTGAAGCTCCGGCTCCGTCTGCTCCGGTGTGTTTACAGAGTAAAACATGTGGTTTCTGTTGCAGCTGAAACTCGACACAGAGCACCTGGAggcaaacaacacacaacacaacaacacacaacacaacaacacaacaacaacacaccgCCAAACTCACCTCGTCGTACTCTTCTCCGAAGCCGATGGGTTTGGAGATGGCGTCTGAGATTTCCTGAGCCAGttcctgctgctctgtgatgtCCTGCATCAGGTCGTCCACTTTGTCGATGTCCCTGCGGCAGAGGACACGCGGCACGtcagcgcacacacacgtgcaaacaAACGTGCGCGGGCGCGGCCACAGGTAAACAAAATCAGGACTCGATTACTGCAACGTGATATTCGCAAACGTGAGCGCAGatgtggaaatgtgtgtttggatCTGGAGTCGTGTAATCACATTTGCGCGCAGAAATCCGTAAACATGTTTCCAGATTTGGAAATGCAGTATGTGATTAGGAGCCTGTGTTTCATTTAATCTgccgcctcacacacacacacacacacacacacacacacacacacacacacactcaaacacacacaagaaaatgtaataaaaagcAATTAGCGCATCAGCTCATAATTTGGATTTGCAGtcacagaaaaacaggaggaagagaaaagaggaaattaaaaaataaaaaaacaggagaggagaacagagagaaagagatgaggtgaaggaaaagagaagacgaggggaaaacagaggctCGGacgaggaaggagagaaaaaaaacacagatgagaccacaatgtgaaaatgtgaggaaaaaactctctctctctttctttctctctttctctctctctctctctcttacatgtTTTCGTGCGCCGCCTTCATGGCCTTGGCCGCCATGCCCATGTTCTTCAGCACTTCGGTGTTGGTGTTGGCGTTCTCCAGCGCCTCCCTCTGGAACTCGATGGTGGACAGCGTCCCGTCGATCTGAGCCAGCTGCTTCTCGTAGCGCTTCTTCCTCTTGAGCGCCTGCAGAGCCGCTGCAGCCGCAGCCGGGACCAGAGACACACGCTGATTAGCATTTTAGTTTTCATGATGTGAGCAGCGAATTAAAAGGTCAGCGTGAGGCGGAGCACGTTTCGAGACAAATCTGACCCAAACCTCTCAGAGCCAAacaattttatagttttataggtaCTCAACttcttatttactatttattattttatctgtatttgttttattgttattttattgatattttattctacattgtattttgtttttcatattgtttttaaattttactcaatatcttattcttgagttattttttttattgccgtgtctttattgttttaaattgtttcatattgtttttatattttattcagtatcttattcttgagttttttgttttcttgtattgctgtgtttttattgttttaaatctttttattcactctcttGTATAAtcactcttatttttttttttatcttttttttttaattaaccatattttatgagtgtgcatcggtctcctaGTGCTagtgaaaggtgctatataaataaaatttgattgattgatttgattgaaaCTGAGGGCAATTTTTGTattaagcaaaaataaataatgagactgatttcatgataataataacaatattgataaaatgttttGGCATTCATCTGTAATGATATTTACCAACATATGTAAATATCCCACCTTCAGCAATCAAAGTGACATTTATCTCACTGAACTGCATGGTGGCAAATTTGAAAAGTCGATGTACTGGAGCAAAATCATCAATAATTAGCGATATCTGCAATTGTCAAAATTTACAGTATTAGAGACAccaatatgaatgaatgaatgaatgaatgaatagactTTGTCATTGCATGACCAGGCACACAATGAAATTGCAACCTCCCTGTAGTGCacataaacaagaaataaataaaaataaattgaataaaaaagatagcaataagaaaaaaaaattaaaaatatacaatatacaaatgtacagagtaataaaaatatcaaatccAAATAAGCAGCAATATAAACCTCACTTGGAattaacaaacatttttattagtaaaagaaaatactaaaaataatactaatttaaacaaaacagccaaaaaagaaagatctttaaaaattgcaaaaaagaaagaaaaagaaaacgatAATTATAATTACTAAAATGACAAAAGTGACGCGCTCCAGcttagtgtttttgtctttctgtgaaactaaattaaatacaaatccaGATTGTAACCGTATCATGAGAAACGTTTCCCCACCCATTCGTTTTTGCTCTGCAGCGTCTGAGCGGTTTTCTTATCGGCCATTGTGTAAATCGAGATTACGACACAGATTATTGAAAAAATCTGCAACACTGGCCCTGATAACTGACTGAGACTGATGATTCGTCGATCCCTGATCAAAACCCACAATCCACATCACAACCAAAAAGTCTAATCAATTGATCCTCCGTCCGCCAAGTTTCAGTCTAACTTGCTTGATACGATCTGAGATACGACCAACCACCAGACGGCAGAGTGGCTGTGTTGGTGGAGGCGATGGGTGAACTTCCACCAGACATGAagagtgtgtgttcttgttgGACGGGCTGCCATAAAACCCTCAGCCAGTTCAGATTTACCATGCATTTAATCTAGTAAAATCCAGTCTGAGCCAAATCTGCCTGGAAACACAGCGTGTTAAGGTCAGACTGAGAGGATCGCTGTTCAGTTTGTGTCACCGTttggcagaaaaaataaagaaaagaaatggaacTGACTCAGAATTCAggttctgtgtttttaaattcattAGATAAGAGGCTGAGGATCGGGATCTCTAAACATTTTTGTTTAGAAATTTTAGGCGTGTACACAACAGGAGGACAGTTGCGATAAATGTCCACTAGATGGTGCCAAAAACTGCTAATTAAAGTCATTAATTCAATTTCAAAGATTCTTTGGtagttcttttatttatttatatttattttatttacttattcatggCAATGATGACAGTATTCAGTTTCTTTGAATGTAGTATTTTTTGTGTActgatttataatttttttccctgataGTTCCAGTTTCATGAACACGGTCACACCTTGAGAATTTgacattattaaaaaattacttaaaattatcacatttttattaaaattatttttaaaaaacacttcATGTTCAATAACTGggctgggggggaaaaaacaggttTGTGTCATTTTCCAAGACAACACATATACTAATGATGAATAATGATGCGTtcactgtctgcctgcct encodes the following:
- the chmp4ba gene encoding charged multivesicular body protein 4b gives rise to the protein MSVLERLFGSRSKGGKAPTPQEAIQRLRETEEMLAKKQDFLEKKIEQELITAKKNGTKNKRAALQALKRKKRYEKQLAQIDGTLSTIEFQREALENANTNTEVLKNMGMAAKAMKAAHENMDIDKVDDLMQDITEQQELAQEISDAISKPIGFGEEYDEDELMAELEELEQEELDKNLLEIGGTEDVTLPSVPSTSLPSRPAKKEEEEDDDMADLQAWAS